The Nymphaea colorata isolate Beijing-Zhang1983 unplaced genomic scaffold, ASM883128v2 scaffold0105, whole genome shotgun sequence genome includes a window with the following:
- the LOC116268091 gene encoding uncharacterized protein LOC116268091 produces MRSPIFKTLPPNEINQLITEFQLFYVKDKATIDPSAYNGFSLSSKKKIQKLYKKNTTPKNKIYLKDFQYLKKLGEGQFGQVFLVKNIQYGTNLYAIKCLSKEEIKKEEMEASVLQEKQILEKTIFPYIVGFVKAFHDKNYVFLLMEYIHGKEMFDVIREIKSMSMEMVKYYFACLMVSIEYLHSNSVVYRDLKP; encoded by the exons ATGCGGTCGCCCATCTTCAAGACCCTCCCTCCCAACGAGATCAACCAGCTCATCACCGAGTTCCAGCTCTTCTACGTGAAGGACAAAGCCACCATCGATCCTTCGGCGTATAACGGTTTC AGCCTGAGCAGCAAGaaaaagatacaaaaattgTATAAAAAGAACACCACCCCCAAAAATAAGATCTATCTCAAAGATTTCCAGTATCTGAAGAAACTAGGAGAGGGACAGTTCGGGCAAGTTTTCCTAGTAAAGAATATCCAGTACGGGACTAATCTGTACGCGATTAAATGCCTCTCCAAGGAGGAGATCAAGAAGGAAGAAATGGAGGCCAGCGTGCTACAGGAGAAGCAAATCTTGGAGAAAACCATCTTCCCCTACATCGTGGGCTTCGTGAAGGCCTTCCACGACAAGAACTACGTTTTCCTACTAATGGAATACATCCACGGGAAGGAGATGTTCGACGTCATCCGAGAGATCAAGTCCATGAGCATGGAGATGGTCAAATACTACTTCGCCTGCCTCATGGTCTCCATCGAGTACCTCCACTCCAACAGCGTCGTCTACCGCGACCTCAAACCCTAA